The genomic window cagtgttttattaaaagCTTACAAGAAGTAAACAGCTGTTCCACGTCAGTCTGCAACAGATCAAATAATGATTGATGCTTCCACTTCCACATTGATTTATATCACGTTAATGTGTGTCTTGCTGTTCAGgttctattttttttgttttttaattcatgtGATATTAGCGCTGTTGTTTTACTTTTGGgtacattttcaaacacattgCCAAAAGGATGGTTTTGTGCCTCAGTATTTCAGATAAGACACAGAGTGCAATACATACAAATGCTCGTGTAACTTTTGAGAactaaatgtattttcatgaaTTGATGTAATATTTCCTATCTATAAATGCATCTAATATTCCAATTAAATAAATTTACTATCAAAAAATATCTTCATGCTTCTTGAACTGTTTTTCAAACAGAATACATTCTACAGGAGTACGAGGGTCTGTTACATCGTACAGGTCAGTGATATTGAAGAAGACGTTTTTACTGTATTATCCAACTACATGAAGCTGCTCCTCAGAGTCCTCTGTGGTAGAATAACTGTCCGTCGACTGCTGCCgcctgcagctcctcctctACGTTTTCCTTCTTTATCTGTAAAACAAGGTCAATGTCagctaaataaaacattacagcacAGACGATGATCATGAATCTTACCATTCCCAGTTGTGGAAAGAGACTGAATGACACCGGGATCATCAGGCCAAGGACAAAAGCAACGCTTATGTGACGGAGAGGAGCCACCAGCAGAGAGTTCCTCTGGAAAAGTCTTGTTCTGTAAGGGACAGCCTGTTCAGTCAACTCATAACAAGTGGAGTTTTGTCCAAGTGGGTTTAAATAGAATTAAACTGAAAAGCGACTGACCTCTGTAAGAGCGAAACCAGGAGACTAGGAACAGCAGCGGTTGTGCCAAACAGTGCCGCTCTTGACAACGCAGTTTCTCTCACAGCCTgagaaaagagtaaaaaacagTCCGATAATGCAAACTGCCAATgtcaaaaagtaaaaagtttgttttctaTCTGCTCTTTTACcttctctcctgctgctttAGAGATGCCAACAAGATTTCCATTGGAGTCAAACACTTGGATCCCAGTTTCCGACTCCTCACTTCTGACAGTAAACACGTTGAAGAAGGCCAGAGCAGCTGGAGAGTTACACAACACGTTAATATGAAAAGTCCAACCTGTTATTACTTCATCCATGCCAGGTGACTTACTGTTCAATCATACGCTAAGTAAAACAGGAAAACTGGTAATTCTGTTTACTATTGAACATAAATCCAATGCAAAAGAGAGCACTCTTATTTCTAATACAGAACTATTAATGCTTCAGTATTTAAGTTTTATAGATAGAGAACTCACCTGAAAGCGGCACTGGTAAAATAAACCTAAAGAAATTCTGGACGGGTTTGGTCCTTACACCAAGTCGGTTAATGAAAATTTGAGGAAGGGCCTGAAATCAAACATACGGGAcataatatgtttaaataacaACCTTTTTTAAACCAACTATATACAATATGATATATTGCACAAAGGATATTACTTGAAACATTACAGACAACGTAGCACAGTTGCCACCAATATAATCAGGCTGTACACACCCCTGCACATGCTGCGTAGGACACTGTTCCTGCAATCAACACAAGCTGCTTCAAAGACGTCTTCTTACCCTGGTGGTCAGTGATAAAGACACAAGGTGCAGATAAAGTAAAGCACAAACAGAGGGAGGCCTTCAGATTAAGGACTCCACATTGATGGAGGATTCATGTGCAACTGTCAAACTAGAGGATCAAGTAGTGACATCAGTATCATGAAGTTTACACTGTATTTTAGTGACGATTAAAACGATACATTA from Thunnus maccoyii chromosome 14, fThuMac1.1, whole genome shotgun sequence includes these protein-coding regions:
- the sfxn4 gene encoding sideroflexin-4, encoding MEPNLLYWKSQGQSFISRLKIWFNLLDPTSLLCSDVEIQKAHARVGRGGKLNEKDGNALNLSLSSVHADSGAVLPLVFRPPAFLPVSAPVVVASFLPHSSVKAALFWQFLLQSYSAGFNYTNRNSSTEQGKKTSLKQLVLIAGTVSYAACAGALPQIFINRLGVRTKPVQNFFRFILPVPLSAALAFFNVFTVRSEESETGIQVFDSNGNLVGISKAAGEKAVRETALSRAALFGTTAAVPSLLVSLLQRTRLFQRNSLLVAPLRHISVAFVLGLMIPVSFSLFPQLGMIKKENVEEELQAAAVDGQLFYHRGL